Proteins encoded together in one Solidesulfovibrio fructosivorans JJ] window:
- a CDS encoding ATP-binding protein — protein sequence MIAWPKLSRLSFRTKINCGIVLIVGLITIPLAYLTWRAAAESLRAETRKRGMVLSENLAMRVSDAMLSMDLLRLKNMVDELKKVDDIVYAFILDRDGNVLVHTFKGGFPVELRTVNAPKNGAPHIQLLDDGREYIDDFAAPVVIVGTPFGTTRIGLSRTKAEAGADRLALMIVFYSATAMIAALAPSTLFARRVTERINRLKSHAEEVVKGNLDQRAGPRALFSCSSMLACDKTACPAYGDRDRRCWLTASPDQRGEGPESCRGCPVYAAQKGDEIQDLAETFDVMAVSLKTHLDELRRTERVLKRQERLLRTILDATPDLVCLLDENLAYLAVNRAFAAFVALDPQDIVGTTDRDIFPADEGMAMHDENALVLASSRPSDREVSLRRNGTTVWLHVVRVPITDSRGRAIGLLRTARDVTQLKQFQEQLIQSQKMESLGKLAGGVAHEINTPLGVILGYAQLLQDDVPTDSQIHADLQTIEKQAKVCRKIVADLLGFSRQAESAKIEMCFNNSLMEAITLVRHAFSLEHAAIVTDLDDRMPIIYGDPEKLKQVWINLLSNARDAMGWQGGTLLVRSRLFVADQKVTAWFADTGPGIPPENCSRIFDPFFTTKPVGQGTGLGLSVSFGIIQDHGGSISVQSPVPQGFFDNVDTGGAPGPGAVFIVDLPLEHEETIGGPLPAGPMEG from the coding sequence ATGATCGCCTGGCCCAAGCTCTCGCGCCTGAGTTTCCGCACCAAGATCAACTGCGGCATCGTGCTCATCGTCGGACTCATCACCATTCCGCTGGCCTACCTGACCTGGCGGGCGGCGGCGGAATCGCTGAGGGCCGAGACCAGAAAGCGCGGCATGGTGCTCTCCGAGAACCTGGCCATGCGGGTCTCCGACGCCATGCTGTCCATGGACCTTTTGCGGCTCAAAAACATGGTCGACGAGCTCAAAAAGGTCGACGACATCGTCTACGCCTTCATCCTCGACCGCGACGGCAACGTGCTGGTCCACACCTTCAAGGGCGGCTTCCCGGTGGAACTGCGCACGGTCAATGCCCCGAAAAACGGCGCGCCCCACATCCAGCTCCTCGACGACGGCCGGGAATACATCGACGACTTCGCCGCCCCGGTGGTCATTGTCGGCACGCCGTTCGGCACCACCCGCATCGGGCTTTCGCGCACCAAGGCCGAGGCCGGGGCCGACAGGCTGGCGCTGATGATCGTCTTCTACTCGGCAACGGCCATGATCGCGGCCCTGGCCCCCTCGACGCTTTTCGCCCGGCGCGTGACCGAGCGCATCAACCGCCTCAAGTCCCATGCCGAGGAAGTGGTCAAGGGCAACCTGGACCAGCGGGCCGGGCCGCGCGCCCTTTTCTCCTGCTCGTCCATGCTCGCCTGCGACAAGACCGCCTGTCCGGCCTACGGCGACCGCGACCGCCGCTGCTGGCTGACCGCCTCGCCCGACCAGCGCGGCGAGGGGCCGGAATCGTGCCGGGGCTGCCCGGTCTACGCCGCCCAGAAGGGCGACGAGATCCAGGATCTGGCCGAAACCTTCGACGTCATGGCCGTTTCCTTGAAAACCCACCTCGACGAGCTGCGCCGGACCGAGCGGGTGCTCAAGCGCCAGGAGCGGCTGCTGCGCACCATCCTCGACGCCACCCCGGACCTGGTCTGCCTGCTCGACGAAAACCTCGCCTATCTGGCCGTCAACCGCGCCTTTGCCGCCTTTGTCGCCCTCGATCCCCAGGACATCGTCGGGACCACGGACCGCGACATCTTCCCGGCCGACGAAGGCATGGCCATGCACGATGAAAACGCCCTGGTGCTGGCAAGCTCGCGCCCGAGCGACAGGGAAGTGTCGCTACGCCGCAACGGAACCACGGTCTGGCTCCACGTGGTGCGCGTGCCCATCACCGATTCCCGGGGCAGGGCCATCGGCCTCCTGCGCACCGCCCGCGACGTCACCCAGCTCAAGCAGTTCCAGGAACAGCTCATCCAGTCCCAGAAGATGGAGTCGCTGGGCAAGCTCGCCGGCGGCGTGGCCCACGAGATCAACACCCCGCTTGGCGTCATCCTCGGCTACGCCCAGCTCCTTCAGGACGACGTGCCGACCGACAGCCAGATCCATGCCGATTTGCAAACCATCGAGAAACAGGCCAAGGTCTGCCGCAAAATCGTGGCCGACCTGCTCGGCTTTTCCCGACAGGCCGAAAGCGCCAAGATCGAAATGTGCTTCAACAACTCGCTCATGGAAGCCATCACCCTCGTGCGCCACGCCTTTTCCCTCGAACACGCGGCCATCGTCACGGACCTCGACGACCGCATGCCCATCATTTACGGCGACCCCGAAAAGCTCAAACAGGTCTGGATCAACCTGCTTTCCAACGCCCGGGACGCCATGGGCTGGCAGGGAGGCACGCTGCTCGTGCGTTCGCGCCTTTTCGTCGCCGACCAGAAGGTCACGGCCTGGTTCGCCGACACCGGGCCCGGCATCCCGCCCGAGAACTGCTCGCGCATTTTCGACCCGTTTTTCACCACCAAGCCCGTGGGCCAGGGAACAGGCCTCGGGCTTTCCGTCTCCTTCGGCATCATCCAGGACCACGGCGGTTCCATCAGCGTGCAAAGCCCCGTACCCCAGGGCTTTTTCGACAACGTGGACACGGGAGGCGCTCCCGGTCCGGGAGCCGTCTTCATCGTGGATCTGCCCCTCGAGCATGAAGAAACCATCGGCGGGCCGCTGCCCGCCGGCCCCATGGAGGGATAA
- a CDS encoding sulfite exporter TauE/SafE family protein: MKNWKLTLPLGLVALVVLTMWTHPAFADKLADAIASAPTGTGPGHIDPAAPKGFLGIPGAPQVNLILAFCWAVWVGWIFSTVGAFGGVMAGVGHITVYGLGNYAKSFKNTAPSLNKFITDSIRVSNQCLVGLSALISSFNYWKMGRLVLPLAVSLGAGSIAGSWLSVTLSQGKVSFSAYQGYFGLFVLLLGVYLFWGTTAAAQASKKKAKEAAKAFEETVKRQKSGEQIDTKALGVHVTGIALTRVSFTFYGVEFSFNPLIPFVGGIIIAAVAAFLGVGGGFLLVPFLTNVAQLPMYLAAGTSALAVLVGMITSITTFMSGGVAIHWHLIGIELLGIVLGSVIGPRTSKYIPDIWLKRLFIILALYVGSRYVLRGFFGISI, encoded by the coding sequence GTGAAAAACTGGAAACTGACCCTGCCCCTGGGCCTCGTCGCCCTGGTGGTCCTGACCATGTGGACCCATCCGGCCTTTGCCGACAAGCTGGCCGACGCCATCGCCTCGGCCCCCACCGGCACCGGCCCCGGCCACATCGACCCGGCCGCGCCCAAAGGCTTCCTCGGCATCCCCGGCGCGCCCCAGGTCAACCTCATCCTGGCCTTCTGCTGGGCCGTGTGGGTCGGCTGGATCTTCTCCACCGTCGGCGCCTTCGGCGGCGTCATGGCCGGCGTCGGCCACATCACGGTGTACGGCCTCGGCAACTACGCCAAGTCGTTTAAAAACACCGCGCCCTCGCTCAACAAGTTCATCACCGACTCCATCCGCGTGTCCAACCAGTGCCTGGTCGGCCTGTCGGCGCTGATCTCCTCGTTCAACTACTGGAAGATGGGCCGCCTTGTGCTGCCCCTGGCCGTGTCGCTGGGCGCCGGCTCCATCGCCGGCAGCTGGCTGTCCGTCACCCTGTCCCAGGGCAAGGTGTCCTTCTCCGCCTACCAGGGCTACTTCGGCCTGTTCGTCCTGCTGCTCGGCGTCTACCTCTTCTGGGGCACCACCGCCGCCGCCCAGGCCAGCAAGAAAAAGGCCAAGGAAGCCGCCAAGGCCTTCGAGGAAACCGTCAAGCGCCAGAAGAGCGGCGAGCAGATCGACACCAAGGCCCTCGGCGTCCATGTCACCGGCATTGCCCTCACCCGCGTGTCCTTCACCTTCTACGGCGTGGAATTCTCCTTCAACCCGCTGATCCCCTTCGTCGGCGGCATCATCATCGCCGCCGTGGCCGCCTTCCTCGGCGTTGGCGGCGGCTTCCTGCTCGTGCCCTTCCTGACCAACGTGGCCCAGCTGCCCATGTACCTGGCCGCCGGCACCTCCGCCCTGGCCGTGCTGGTCGGCATGATCACCTCCATCACCACCTTCATGTCCGGCGGCGTGGCCATTCACTGGCACCTGATCGGCATCGAACTGCTCGGCATCGTGCTCGGCTCCGTCATCGGGCCCCGCACCTCCAAGTACATTCCCGACATCTGGCTCAAGCGCCTTTTCATCATCCTCGCCCTGTATGTCGGCAGCCGCTACGTCCTGCGTGGCTTCTTCGGCATCAGCATCTAA
- a CDS encoding 4Fe-4S dicluster domain-containing protein, with protein sequence MSKYMIQLDKKRCIACHACEVHCQVKNGVPASAKPGKLVSVGPDMAKGKPRLLNLYMSCYHCEKPWCVPACPTGAMTRREDDGVVYVREELCVGCKACIQACPWRIPQWNEATGKVVKCDYCRDRIDAGLDPACVTGCTAHALRFVRPDAPAPDEREAYGKRVLLRQM encoded by the coding sequence ATGAGCAAGTACATGATCCAACTCGACAAGAAGCGCTGCATCGCCTGCCATGCCTGCGAGGTGCACTGCCAGGTCAAAAACGGCGTGCCGGCCTCGGCCAAACCGGGCAAGCTGGTGTCCGTCGGCCCGGACATGGCCAAGGGCAAGCCGCGCCTTTTGAACCTCTATATGTCGTGCTACCACTGCGAAAAGCCATGGTGCGTGCCGGCCTGCCCCACCGGGGCCATGACCCGGCGCGAGGACGACGGCGTGGTCTACGTGCGGGAAGAATTGTGCGTGGGCTGCAAGGCCTGCATCCAGGCCTGCCCCTGGCGCATTCCCCAGTGGAACGAAGCCACGGGCAAGGTGGTCAAGTGCGATTACTGCCGCGACCGCATCGACGCGGGGCTGGATCCGGCCTGCGTCACCGGCTGCACCGCCCACGCCCTGCGTTTCGTGCGCCCCGATGCGCCCGCGCCGGACGAACGCGAGGCCTACGGCAAACGCGTCCTGCTGCGGCAGATGTAG
- a CDS encoding response regulator produces the protein MAAIIVLDDVIDAGVVIKRILERKGHTVGVFTEEEEALAHVAKKKPQLAILDMKLKKLSGVEVLEEIKKLSPETRVIMLTGYPTLETARESVRLGACEYCVKPIDKEELERKVAEALAGLDAG, from the coding sequence ATGGCCGCAATCATCGTTCTCGACGACGTCATCGACGCCGGCGTCGTCATCAAGCGCATTCTCGAACGCAAAGGGCATACCGTCGGCGTCTTCACCGAGGAGGAGGAGGCCCTGGCCCATGTGGCCAAGAAAAAGCCCCAGCTGGCCATCCTCGACATGAAGCTCAAGAAATTGAGCGGCGTGGAAGTCCTTGAGGAAATCAAGAAGCTCTCCCCGGAAACCCGCGTCATCATGCTGACCGGCTATCCCACCCTGGAGACCGCCCGGGAATCCGTGCGCCTGGGGGCCTGCGAATACTGCGTCAAACCCATCGACAAGGAAGAGCTGGAGCGCAAGGTCGCGGAAGCGCTCGCCGGTCTGGACGCGGGATAG
- a CDS encoding phosphate/phosphite/phosphonate ABC transporter substrate-binding protein, which yields MRRREALCALFTLPAALLWGCGNGEDAVRVDLSKREEPTLRLPPKAITYAYLPQYAHTVSYERHRLLLEYLGRATGLNLRQIFPDTFEEHVRMVERGEIDISFSNPFAYIRMARSGARAFARIIEPSGKPDFKSQIICRRDNAALKTLEDCRGKRWMAVDPSSAGGYLYALGEFFEHGIRRRDFAEISFAPGPGGKQEKVVLAVFAGTYDVGSIRDGTLDILRGKIDIGQIRVLAESKDYPGWVYAARAGFSPRIVDRIAKAMFHLSMARPDDAVILTTAGMRGIIPATDADYGSVRQLAEKLGLDALEEDA from the coding sequence ATGCGGCGACGCGAGGCGCTTTGCGCCCTTTTTACCTTGCCCGCCGCCCTGCTGTGGGGCTGCGGCAACGGCGAGGACGCCGTGCGCGTGGACCTGTCCAAGCGCGAGGAACCCACCCTGCGCCTGCCGCCCAAGGCCATCACCTACGCCTACCTGCCCCAGTACGCCCACACCGTCTCCTACGAGCGCCACCGGCTGCTGCTCGAATACCTCGGCCGGGCCACGGGGCTCAACCTGCGCCAGATATTCCCCGATACTTTCGAGGAACACGTGCGCATGGTGGAGCGCGGCGAAATCGACATTTCCTTTTCCAACCCCTTTGCCTACATCCGCATGGCCCGCTCCGGGGCCCGGGCCTTTGCCCGCATCATCGAGCCCTCGGGCAAGCCGGATTTCAAGAGCCAGATCATCTGCCGCCGCGACAACGCGGCCCTAAAAACCCTGGAGGACTGCCGGGGCAAGCGCTGGATGGCCGTGGACCCGTCCTCGGCCGGCGGCTACCTCTACGCCCTGGGCGAGTTTTTCGAGCACGGCATCAGGCGGCGGGACTTCGCCGAGATAAGCTTCGCCCCGGGGCCTGGCGGCAAACAGGAGAAGGTGGTGCTGGCCGTTTTCGCCGGCACCTACGACGTGGGCTCCATTCGCGACGGCACTCTCGACATCCTGCGCGGCAAGATCGACATCGGCCAGATTCGCGTGCTGGCCGAGAGCAAGGACTATCCCGGCTGGGTCTACGCCGCCCGGGCCGGGTTCTCGCCGCGGATCGTGGACCGCATCGCCAAGGCCATGTTCCACCTGTCCATGGCCCGCCCCGACGATGCCGTGATCCTCACCACGGCCGGCATGCGCGGCATCATCCCGGCCACGGACGCCGACTACGGCTCCGTGCGCCAGCTGGCCGAGAAGCTGGGCCTCGACGCCCTCGAGGAGGACGCATGA
- a CDS encoding 4Fe-4S binding protein: MTLTELLAEAATGIKSLFVGLGITGQALTKPNVTVLYPMGEVKNLDSYRGHVELVGKEDDPGSPRCVACGACVRACPSNCLSVACPVGDAGPKGREAEEMVGELIPRIEMMAPAPQKGCKFPGVFTYDYSLCSLCGQCVRICPVASLRFSRHAYFIGTRREDFRLDLLTRLRKQALEASPEPAAAKEPA, from the coding sequence GTGACCCTGACCGAACTCCTGGCCGAAGCGGCCACGGGAATCAAAAGTCTGTTTGTGGGCCTCGGCATCACAGGCCAAGCCCTGACCAAGCCGAACGTCACGGTGCTTTACCCCATGGGCGAGGTGAAAAACCTCGACAGCTACCGGGGACATGTGGAGCTGGTCGGCAAGGAGGACGATCCGGGGAGCCCGCGCTGCGTGGCCTGCGGGGCCTGCGTGCGGGCCTGTCCATCGAACTGCCTATCGGTGGCCTGCCCGGTGGGCGACGCCGGCCCCAAGGGGCGCGAGGCCGAGGAGATGGTCGGGGAGCTCATCCCCCGCATCGAGATGATGGCCCCGGCCCCGCAAAAGGGCTGCAAGTTCCCCGGCGTTTTTACTTACGACTATTCCCTGTGCAGCCTGTGCGGCCAGTGCGTGAGAATCTGCCCCGTCGCTTCGCTGCGCTTTTCCCGCCACGCCTATTTCATCGGCACGCGGCGCGAAGACTTCCGCCTCGACCTGCTGACCCGCCTGCGAAAGCAGGCCCTCGAAGCGTCGCCCGAGCCCGCCGCCGCCAAGGAGCCCGCATGA